DNA sequence from the Vicia villosa cultivar HV-30 ecotype Madison, WI linkage group LG3, Vvil1.0, whole genome shotgun sequence genome:
ttataaagcaagttttatataacgccatgggcgataaatatacatgagttcaaagtaagtATACATTCAAACCCAACTCAAagagaatacacaaagaagaagagaaatgaaccgaaaatctcccggtttgtcagctccgatcgACGATTAATCCACCTCCAATCacccaaatgcaagctccatagttgttttctaacctaatctaaCCTAAGAATGAGATTGGTGGAGTTTGGGTCAAAAATCCCccaaaaaccataacctaaaatgttacaaatgaagaacATATAAAGAAAATCTCGGCAAGCTCGCTAAGCGAGGTATTTTGGCTAAGCGAACCTACActttattcttaaatatctagtACAGTAAAAGAGATTTTGCTTAGCGAGCTAACCGCGATAAGCGAGCTCATGAAGAATGCTCTGCCTCTGTTATTTAATCTCTTAGTGCGCTATAGTTTGGCTTAGTGAGCTTCTGCAGAATTTTCTTCTTATTGCTTCAAAACTACATAtctgaagccgtgtcttcgacactttattactcgaggctccgatatgcatcaatacctataaaataaaagaaaaactatcaaatggtacataAAACGAATCAAAACTTAAGTATatgaatatttacacaaaagttgggattttattataaaattagaaagaatagaatcgataagtgccacaaatatatactcaaaataacgacattaattttggcacttatcagtaaCACAAAAAGTATTCTCGAGAACCATCATTTTTCGAAGAAATGGGAAGACCTAAGTGGACGGAGCGATCTTTAATTGAGAAGgcgttaaaaaaagaaaaattaaatatgtgaCTCTTCAAAACCTACGAAGCCACTCCCCGCGCTTTGGGGCATGTACATTTGGGAAAATAGTCTATGCTATACACCCAGACAACTATTTTTAAGCGCTTCACCCCGCCACGCCTCGCTATTAAGAGGCTATGTATATTGGGAAAATAGTCTATGTTATACACCTATACTATTATTCTTAAGCGCTTCGGCCCTCCACGCCTCGCGCTTGGGGGCTATGTACATTAGGAAAAATAGTTTATGCTATACACCCAGACAACTATTCTTAGGCACTTTGTGCCTCGCGCTTAGGGGGCTACGTACATTCAGAGAAATATCCTAAGTCCATCAAACCTAGGGTTTAAGCCCTAAACACACTTGAAGAAAGGATCTACGCGAGATCGACGCCCCTAGCCGCCCGGAGGGATCCTGATGGGATCGCCCGCATGAAGGTCGGATACCTGTCCCCCAAGACTTCAGTGGACCACTCGTGCTCCAATCCGCCAAATGACATTGCCTTTCAATAGCCATTATGGTCGCATTAAACTAGACTAGAGTGGAGACATCTCTCTCTATTAAATCAAGAGCAATTTTGTTTATTCACCTCCAATTTATTAAGGTAAATgttatgtcaaaaaaataaaatagactaTGCTAAATGAATCAATTACCATGAGTATGGTACCATTAAAGTGTACAACATTTGTAATTAAGTAGTTTCTTTCAACGTAGTTAtttcattttataataatattgaaaAGCAGATAATTTATCTTGAAAAGATGCCATTTGCTTGGATGTTCAATCTCTGCACTGTTAAAACCATCATCTTCTTAGTTTATTCGCAACTTGATTTTATGGTCATTCTATAATACAAAAATAGGaggaaatatataaatttttgtcCATGGTTAGATATGCTAGGAGCAAGAACAATACATGACTTTAAAGTATATGAAGAAAGTTTACCGTCTACCAAGGTTTTTATATTTCTCCAAaccatcttaatatttatggaaataataaaaataaataacagatAAATAGGAAAAAAAACATGAGAAAAAATAATAGAGATAAGAAATTGAGAGAGTGAGAACAAATATGAATAGAAGATTTTGTAATTCAATATTAAACATTTTTGTAAAATATAACTATATAAACTTAAATAGTTAAATTTACGTACTTGCATGTTGCATAGAAAATTTGTAAAAAATTtacaatattaaattatttttaaagaagttactttatttttataaaggGAGAATACTCACTCTTGCATTAAAAATCTTAATTCCCATTTTGTAACATAACATGATTTTTTAAGTACAGtagaaaatattatttaagaGTATGGTTTAAATGTCATAAGACATAAGTATCGACAATTTCTCAAAagaaagataaacaatcattttaaaaattatagggATAATAGGTATTTACCCCctaccatataggcgagattcggtttactcccctattaatttttttttttggattaccccctgtaTTTTTAGCGTacccccctaaacgtgtaaaaaacagtgaaaacccagggggggtaaatcaaaaaaacaagtttacaggggggtcctaggggggtaaatcatagaacttttcatatttcaagggggtaatccaaaaaaaaaaattaataggagggtaaaccgaatctcgcctatatggtagGGGGGAAAATACCTATTATCCCAAAATTATATTATgactataaaatatataattcgaTATATAATCATCATAAGCAAATTATAACAATTCCTATGACAACAaagaaccaaaataaaatataatccaaGAGAATAGAAAAAAACTGCATTAAATCATGATATGACAATTCAAAATTCCTCATCGTAATTGTTTTTACAACGACTTGATTAACACCTATTTTTATATAAAGTATACTTTTATAACCCATCTTAATAAGCATAATAAAACTAAACTTTACTTCACACCCTTCAGAATTAAATTTGATATTCACTTTCCGCATGAAaataaatcatcatcatatggaatGCACcgcacaaaataaataaatataatttttatatgagaGATTACAAAAGATGAGATAAAACTCAACAAAAACAAGAGAGATTACATACCAATTGAAACTTAAATtaaaagttctaacaaaactttacaaaaattgtaaaaattaCCATTGAATATAGTAATTTCTCTTATAAAACATTTTAGATAAATGTTAATGAATGTTTCTGGGCACtggttaaaacaaaaaaataagttaataatttttgtaagagattaaagtgataaaaattttacaaaaaaataacattcaatgcattgaaaatataataattattttttaaaaaaaaatattatgtatattcaatgcattgaacgtataatattttatttattttaaattcttatCCAGTGCAGTGTTCAGGGAAATTTATTAGCATGACTCAaagttttataataataattaactatTCCATGGATAACAAATAAGACTAGATGAAACAGCCAAACATGGTCCAGATTTTTTTATAACCCAGTTGAAATTCTCACCTTTCTGATAATCTCTTGATTCTTTGTATATATCATACCAATGAACTTGTTCATCCCATTTAAAGTTAAAACTAAAACTTTGATGTTGATGAAGAAGATGCCACCCTAAATTATCATCTTTAGATTTACAATGAACATTTAAGCTCAAATTGTTTTCTAAAGAGTTTGAAATATTTACATACACTCTAGAAGCATCGTTCATTGATAGACACATCAGAACACATAATAATAGAAAATTTTTACTAAGAGGAGACATTACacttttatttaatgttttttatttgaaactcaattttttttatttaatatctttattttttggtAATTGAATTTCAATACCTTTTGTCACATGAAagttaaaagaaaatttaaagaagaaacaaatatttaggaaaattctttgcccacctcccaatcttctaggtcacctctggtgaaaaaccacatatacccctgacttcggaaatgcatttctgatatacaagaaaaaagtgttttcggagatgcatctccgaaagcgcctttttttttcaaaatttgacttatttcggaaatgcatttccgaaaacaccatttcggaagttcatttccgaaatattgcgcgttttgcagattaagcaaaacagcccccctcccccattcatgtaccctaattcaacatcaaacacaaCCCTAGAGAAATTTTGTACAAacacttccaaggctacatcaaaggctccaataacCTTGCTAtattacattcaaaagccctccaatctcttcaatcggtaagcatttcgagttttagatctatgattaaaattcatattagggtgtttacaaataaaaaaaatgtattaggttaggttggtactgatatttaggttgtttagaatgattaaacatagttttgaagtttgtttttggggtctgccatggaagttgcaaaaaacttcctcgcaggggtgtttcggaagttcatttccgaaaacacctccattcccagtttcggaaatgaacttccgaattgtatcagaagtgcaatttttttagttctttatgttatctcgcatattaatcgatttcaattgttttcaggaacatgtcaggcaaccaagcacgcatcagacagggtagagaaacccagactgcgtcggctagacgcgagcgggcggcggcgcagctggagtcgacacagggacgggggcagggccggggacgatgtgtgcgagttcccgtggagatggacgagggtacctctacatctggatcgaggagtcgtctggctcgggtatcttcttcccgccagcgagaggaggaggaggaagaggaggaggtggcagtgccataccacgaggcggaggaggtaccagatgttgaccctccactcggggaggaggatgagcaggaggagggctacccgagAGGGCCCAGTGATACTTCTGTGCTGcttacctaccacgagcacgtcacTCGGCGTATctaggagggagaggtattttttataatttgtccgactacattactttttttttatgtaacaggagagagagccgttgaaaatggtgaaccacgcccggaaggttttcagtctgtttaaatcgactgccgagtggtttaacgacgcggtgagagcttcagggcttagtgggctctgcatgacggggtattctACCattagccacggcatgcagggggcctttgtggagcggtggcacaaggagacgtcttctttccacttaccggttggggagatgacaatcaccttgcatgatgtgtagtgtcttctccacctgccggtCAGGGGGtactgttgcaccactcccgaaTCCAGAGGATCGAAAccagtgagtggatggcgctctatttgggtatggagcccaaagttgctgactatgagtgcatcacgacatctgggcctcatatccggttcaccacactgagcacttatttcgagcaccacctggtggcggcggccaaagccgaggatgcgggtgacgacctatttacacattatcaccaTGGTTGCGCTCTCcagtgctggtacatgcatgtggtaggcgatgcgatctttgtggacaagagtgcaaggtacgtcgacgtgacctacctccgctacttcatggacttgaccaccgttcaccagtggaactggggggcagctactctggcatacctataccagaagctgaatgaggcctccaactggaggacgaggcagttgaccggatcctgcacactacttacgatacgtttcattttaattatttcgtatttatttatgtttcgtatttatttttaatacattgtcgtgtttgtgtttcagagctggatcatctcttacttctccgcatccacggcttccacattgatcctgagtacgatgatgccatgcccagggccgccagatacgttctctagagggggaacaatgcagtgggaccataccgtgggtacctggaccgcacgatgcatgatgacgtcacttggaggccattcagcgactacactcatattgtcccctttgacggcatatctttatattctggctggttggcatgcgggaccaacaccatggttcggtatctccctgagtggtgcatgcggcagttcggatttgtgtagatgatacccaggtcaccttttgatgctgctcccgacacagtgacccgagtgcagctcactgccatatttgaggattgggagcatcatgtggtaccggaggagtatcgtcgcattcgggtcacccaggactggcacagtatggagggatacgtcacatggttctatcgggtgtcacatcctctgctgacacccggcgctctcggcgctcctaggccagcacacgaggagatcctggagaaccagcaggccgaggatgaccacaccATTGATCtactgccgatctgccagcggatagagatgcttgggcgggacgcgttggatcgaggtgtcgttcatcagggcggtccagaggcagtcgccgtgatggagatgatcgtcactgatgcgggccgtgcggcggcatacaggcggcagaggaggtcccagggagagagggttaggcatactcagtagtggtcgggtttattttttttttcggattgtatcgttcgcacactattattatttggatttggatcggcttgtatatattactatttttatcatattagtattttctgtttatatgtcgcttattttatttgccgtcttcctttaattaaaaatacgagactgtttccaaaaacataaaaaaaaacacagtttctgcataattcggaagttcatttccgaaaccccccaaaatctgaaaaaaggtgttttcgaaagtgcatctccgaaaacaccccccatttggtgttttcggagatgcacttccgaagtctgaaaaatttaaagaaaaacttcagaaatgcatttccgaagcaggggtaaagtggggttttcaaTATTTATAGGATATGATtaggaaaaaataaaatcaaatgttaTGGTGTCATGAAAACCATTGATTTTGCTTTTAATTCTGACATTGCTAAGGTTTGGctgaaaacaaattcaaatattttattgttGCGACTCAAGATCCTAAAATTGCGCCTTGTCCATTCAAACTAGATGGTTAAAGTTAGAGAAATGGAGTTTTTCACCACTCATATTTATAGGGAGGCACCATTGTAGAACCTCATAACGTGTGGCACATTCCCCTTAATTTTCTTCCTTCATCTTTGTATCATGATAAACAAAGTTTgtctaattttaaattttaaatttgttgGTGTCCCCTCAATCCTTTTCTCTTATATATTGAtttttgaatttataaaataaataaataaataaaatattaaatatattcacaatttcaatatttaatttatttattactttGTCTAGAAGTAAAGTAATtcaaaagtattaaaaacattaaaattatacATCTAAAGAAAGTAATTAATAATctttattttagtttaaattgaagaaaaaatttcATCTGTCACTATGCTGAATTTTCAACGAGGTCGATTTCAAATGCTGGATTGGCATGACTGAACTCCATTAATCCAATGgaaaattttctcttttctttaaaCAAACAATTATACATAAAATGGAAATTATTTTAATGTGGGAGGCAAGATGATAATGAGAATGAATAGAGGTTTGAGAAATGTCGAACGGTAAGAACTccttattatattctttatttaatttattaactttcatTCAAATACCATCAATTCATCTATTATAATATAGATGAACTATTGCAATAACATTTTCAACTACGATCCATTCATCTATTATAATATAGATGAACTATTACATTAACATTTTTTTTGGAGAAATCTTTTCACGAGTTAGATAGTAtttctaaaatttttaatttttcttatttgaCTAAATTATTGTTCATATAGCTTATTTTTCTAGTTCACATAATTTACATAATTAAATATCTTTGGTTGAAAAGCATAGTTCAAGTGTCTTGTATAAAGTAACGACAGAGGTTCAAGGAAAACATATCTCTGACAATTCAGTTTATCTCAAATTAAGTAAAATAACTACTACGAAAAACATAAACAATGATAATTGTAAAACATATATAATGTCGGTAGCACGTCTGTTGTTAGATAGCGTGTGATTGTATGTATGTTGGTTACCATAATGGGCGTGTGACCGTTGTTATAAATTAGATAGCATGCTATTTATAACTACGGTTTATGGATTAGAGATGACAAAAATATCCATATCAGCGAATATCCGCGGATAAACTCCGTCACGGATACGGGAcggataatttaaaatattttcgcaGATAAAATAAGTGGATATATAAATACCCGTTTATTAATGGATATGGATACGGATTTAATGTTATCCATACCCGCGGATATCCGTAcccgttaataaattataaaaattatttaaatattgtcAGTTTATTATACTCTATCTTTTCATATTCTAAAAAACTAGAAAACTAGTCTCCTCTATATTCTATTCAATTTTTATTGGTCATTTCATATTTAAGCTTCTTCTATGCTTCATACCTCTTCAACAACTCCACTGTCCAACCAATCAGTACCGCGCTTTTTTCGTCCATCCAGTGTCATCCTTTCTACTTCTCTGTTGTCTGCTCTTCCACCATAATTCACAATCACAATATCATTATTTtcttgttaaaaataaaatgtatggatattatgctttggtgaaaatgaaggaaatgaatgtgatgaaattttgttgttaaaataagAGAGATTTGTATGAATGTTATGTGATAATAATATCTTGTGTCttaaaaacaagttaaaaatattttttcaagacATAATTTTATAAAATGGTGTTCTCTATGGATATTTGTAAAAATTCGCGCATATCTTAAAATCTGCTGATTACCCGTTTAGCATATATCTGACGGATATGGAGCGGATATggatatcatatttatccaacaGGGTGGACACGAATATCATACTATCTATCTCCATGGATATCCATTTACATCCCTAGGAAACACCTGTTGTGTTATAATAGAAAGGTCGTGGGTATGACTCCTACAACATAATTTTTTGGTTTTATTATTCTACTTATAATAAGGGTTGAATTAACAACCGTTGTGATATTATTTCTAAATAAGTCTCAATCATATCATACGAGAAACAACAATACACCCACTTTTAAATTGAAATTTGTATTACATCAATGACACAATTTCATTAGGATCCAAACAACCTAGAAATATCAGAGAAGAAACAACAATACATCCGTTATGCGTAAAAAGGAATATCAAAACTTtcaaagaagagaaaaataatttgaaatgaCAAAGAGATTAATCATTCAACAGCTCGAGGTTTTCAACTTCCAAGAGATGAAAACGTAGATAATTAAAGAAGTAATAATTAGCAAACTTGACATGCGTGAAATCTTTTGGCTTTTAGACTTTCAAAGTTGAGATAAGAGGAAGAATCATAAGAACCAATATAAAAGCGGAATTCCTCTTTGAACCTAAACACAAAAAGAACTTCATCCAAAGGAATCGGAGGATAGGTTTCACTTCCATAAATGATATTCAAATAGGATGGTGAAGATTGTGCTTCCAGAAATGATATTCGAAGAGGATGGTGAAGATTTCGGTATCGCTGTCGTCTCGTTCGTTAGGACGCCCCTGTGTGTTATGAGCGAAATAAAGTATCTACTATGTTttaattttatggaaaaaaatttcaCAACGGTTGCAAGCTTCAAACGTAGTGATATACGAAACTTATAACCACGGTTGATTAAAACAGCCGTAGTTGTTATACTTTCAAATTTTCAATAGAAAAAAAATGTTAAGGGGCACGTAGTTGTTATACTTTCAAATTTtcaatagaaaataaattaatactaTTAATATATATCATCTAGAGTCCTCTCATAATAATATTTGTTAgaaatacttttattttattttaaattgttttagaTTATTTTCTCATTTAAACTCACTTATTTGTTCATTTATAAGTAGTATTTCACATTAATTAGGAGCGATAGTAAaggatatttgatttttttttattttttaataccgGAAACATAATAgattaataaatataaagaacaaatgcCATAGAATGGTAGGTGTTTCGCACTTTGAGAGGTCATGTGCATTGTGAAATATCCAAGCCATATTTTCTAATATTATTGATCCTACATACGTAATAATTCTCTTCTTATCATAAAATTCTCAGTCATTCTTGTAACATTTCGATTTTTCTAtggtataattatttaattattatttagtatGATAACTAATTAATTGTGTGTTATTATGTTAAtgaattaatttaactaataatAGAATAATGAGATAGtagttattgggcctaattaattagAATGTGGAAGAAAATTTTACTTTGTACCCCTACAACTGCCCTTGTACCCCTACAGTAAAAAAATTTGGACGAAATTACTCTCATAtaaataagtatttttttttcattttcacctTTTCACCAATTGCAAACGAAAACGCTCTGATAAATTTCCAAAGCATAAACCGGAACACTTTGTGGAAGGCATCCGGTTCGCATTTCGTACACACCAGAACAGTTGAAAACACACCGGAACACATTTTGAAAGTGTTCCGGTTCACACACAACACATACCGGAACCCTTTAGAAAAGTCTTCTGGTCCGCTTGCCTCATACCGAAACGCTTTTGTAATCTGTTCCGATTCAGTCGTTTTCATACCAGAACGCATTTGGAAACGGTTCTGGTTAAGCAAAATAACACACCAGAACGCATTTTTGAACTGTTCCGGTTTTggtttttttatggtttttttttttaattttttttaaaataaaaaacatgcgCACACTAGGAGCAGACGGGAGGCCTACTTGCCGACGCCGCCGCACAGCAGATGAAGCTGGTCCCTCTGTACCAGTTCCGCCACCACAGGAGCCACCGCAGCCAACCGGGTATCCTGGAGGACCTTCGGATCGATCATTACTTGTTCGATACGAGGACCATGTTTCTCGTCGTCTATGGTTTGGGGAGGTATGTAAAAtaaatttatctattttattctacttttattattttaaaattaatttattattatatttataatgtgtattttttgtattttcaggAAAGAGGTCCTAAAAAGGAGCTCAAAGTGGCAGGTCATGGGACGAAGCTTCAGGATAGAGTTCCTTAGATGCTCCCACCAGAGATGGATGCTTTCGTGTCTAGGTCAGGTCTTACTAGTCTCCAGAGAACTAGCCTGACCAAGATAGACGTTAATCTTGTATCAGCATTTGTGGAGAGGTGGCATATAGAGACATCGTAATTTCACATGCCATTTGGTAAGATGACGATTACTTTGAATGATATTGCCAGTCTGCTGCACTTGCCCATTGGAGATTTGTTCTGGTTTCTTGAGGAGCATGTCACCGAGGAGATGGCAGTTGAGCTCGGCATCCAGTATTTGGGAGTGGGGAGGGGTCAGATGGCTCGACATGTGCGTGATTTTCGGGGAGCTTATTATTCACTGCAGTGGTTATATGATAGATTCGTGGAGTATCCTGCTGCCAGTAGCTAGATTTTTGCGACCAGGGCATATCTTATGATGTTGGTGGGTTCTACGATTTTTGCCGACAAGACTTTCACTCTTGTCGAGGCCCGATATTTGCTGCTGTTTAGAGATCTAGGGAGACTTGGTGCTTACAGTTGGGCATCTGCTGCACTGGTCACTCTTTATCGACATCTTGGAGATGCATCTATGTTTAGTTGCAAGCAGTTAGATGGATATTCTACTCTTCTATagatgtttatgttattttaatttttatcctttaattaattgtatgttaattcgtatatttttatttatattcttaaatatatgtatattaatttatatgttatattttcatgtgataacagtgttggattcatgagTATTTTCCTACACTTGGAAGGAAAGGAGAGAACTGGCGTCCATCTGAAAATCATGGGCTTCCTCGGGCGATGAGATGGTCCTACAGGCAAGGAGCTATGAAGGTGGATCAGTTGAGACCAGTTTTGGATCAGTTGACACCTACAGACGTCATATAGCGCCCATTCGAGGATCACAGACGTCACCTTCCTTTTGACGAGCTATCTCTGTACAGAGGTTTTCTTGTCTGGGGTGACGTACATGTGCCATACTTACCTGACAGATGTCTTCGTCAGTTTGGTCTTCATCAGTATATTCCTCCTCCACCTCCTGCTGATACGATGAGCGATGATGACATTGTTATGGAGTGGATTGGCTATGACCGGAGCGTGGCCGATGAG
Encoded proteins:
- the LOC131659495 gene encoding uncharacterized protein LOC131659495 — protein: MLVGSTIFADKTFTLVEARYLLLFRDLGRLGAYSWASAALCWIHEYFPTLGRKGENWRPSENHGLPRAMRWSYRQGAMKVDQLRPVLDQCLRQFGLHQYIPPPPPADTMSDDDIVMEWIGYDRSVADEVRDTATVRYTYETLDGYLQWYYRVSHPWVPPPPRARREVPVPVFDARPADPDWSRASTLVHRYLRQAEAEEDDIAYADLFKVLCIARDH